The following coding sequences are from one Shewanella putrefaciens window:
- a CDS encoding MFS transporter, translating to MSQNSPNAENDLREVKQLGMWASITSLSYIFWLVGGMELVERIAYYGVKASAGLYAKAPESAGGLGISLSDYGIIISLWAIMQTFVPVFTGGVSDRVGYKETIFGSTIIKIFGYLVMAFFPSFWGFLVGALLLAIGTGIFKPGIQGTLVLSTQRNNTSMAWGIFYQIVNIGGFLGPLVAVHMRQLSWDNVFFACAAIISLNFLFLLTYTEPGKAERLERNKHIKSGEIKQEALWRDAWRELKKPIVIYYMLVFSGFWFLFNALFDVLPIHISEWVDTSVIVTSLFGTEGTRNGILQFWLGLNNEGTKVMPEGMLNLNAGLIMTCCFIVAALTAKYRITTAMFAGCLLSILAFVFIGAFHAAWFIVLAIAMFSIGEMMISPKKNEFMGNIAPEGKKAMYLGFVMLPQGIGWGLEGYFGPKLYEIYASKELFSRDLLLERGMNSAEVSAIPQGEAFTTLVSYTGENAHDLTQLLYHSHNIGMAWYIIAAIGTISAVGIYIYGKWLLTLQKSQQYA from the coding sequence ATGAGTCAAAATAGCCCAAATGCAGAGAACGATCTGCGTGAAGTCAAACAGCTGGGAATGTGGGCTTCCATCACGAGTTTAAGTTATATTTTTTGGCTCGTTGGGGGGATGGAACTGGTTGAGCGAATCGCCTATTACGGCGTAAAAGCCAGTGCGGGCCTTTACGCAAAAGCACCAGAATCGGCAGGTGGATTAGGGATTAGCCTAAGCGACTACGGCATTATTATTTCCCTCTGGGCCATTATGCAGACCTTTGTACCTGTATTTACAGGGGGCGTTTCCGACCGCGTTGGTTACAAAGAAACCATCTTTGGCTCCACCATCATTAAAATCTTTGGCTATTTAGTTATGGCATTTTTCCCCAGCTTTTGGGGGTTCCTCGTTGGTGCATTACTGCTCGCGATAGGCACCGGGATATTTAAACCCGGCATTCAAGGCACCTTAGTACTCAGTACCCAGCGTAACAATACCTCTATGGCTTGGGGGATTTTTTACCAAATAGTTAACATTGGTGGTTTCCTCGGGCCCTTGGTTGCCGTACATATGCGTCAACTGTCATGGGACAATGTCTTTTTTGCCTGTGCCGCCATTATCTCGCTCAATTTTTTATTTTTACTTACTTATACAGAACCAGGTAAAGCAGAGCGACTAGAGCGCAATAAACACATTAAATCAGGGGAAATTAAGCAAGAAGCGCTCTGGCGCGATGCTTGGCGAGAGCTAAAAAAACCAATTGTGATCTACTACATGCTGGTATTTTCTGGTTTTTGGTTCCTATTCAACGCGCTATTTGATGTACTGCCTATCCATATTTCCGAATGGGTTGATACCAGTGTAATAGTGACCTCCTTGTTTGGAACCGAAGGCACCCGCAACGGTATTCTGCAATTCTGGCTTGGCCTTAATAATGAAGGTACTAAGGTCATGCCTGAAGGCATGCTTAACCTCAATGCGGGTTTAATTATGACCTGCTGCTTTATTGTCGCCGCACTGACAGCGAAGTATCGGATCACCACAGCAATGTTCGCAGGTTGTTTACTGAGTATTCTGGCCTTTGTGTTTATTGGCGCTTTCCATGCCGCGTGGTTTATCGTACTGGCCATTGCCATGTTTTCCATTGGCGAGATGATGATAAGCCCGAAGAAAAACGAGTTTATGGGGAATATTGCCCCCGAAGGTAAAAAAGCCATGTACTTGGGATTTGTTATGTTACCCCAAGGAATTGGCTGGGGATTAGAAGGCTATTTTGGCCCTAAACTCTATGAGATTTATGCATCAAAGGAGCTATTTTCACGGGATTTATTGCTAGAACGCGGCATGAACAGCGCAGAGGTCAGTGCCATTCCACAGGGTGAAGCCTTTACCACTTTGGTGAGCTACACAGGTGAAAATGCACACGATCTTACCCAACTGTTGTACCACAGCCACAATATTGGCATGGCATGGTACATCATCGCCGCCATTGGGACTATCTCGGCGGTGGGCATTTATATCTATGGTAAGTGGTTACTTACTCTGCAAAAATCCCAACAGTACGCCTAA
- a CDS encoding LutC/YkgG family protein translates to MSSKLEILNALKLSALINHPMPSIEVEPRLENLVGQFETNLNTVAGTLHKEGGLAALQAKVDELIAQGLQVISLVDGIKANREMPPTAHELRDIDYAVIPGDIGVAENGAIWVNNKNLGHRVTPFICENLILALPANKIVPNLHQAAKEVTLASGEFGVFIAGPSKTADIEQALVVGAHGACSLNVYLL, encoded by the coding sequence ATGTCTAGTAAACTTGAAATTCTCAATGCGCTCAAACTGTCAGCCTTAATCAATCACCCAATGCCAAGCATCGAAGTGGAACCAAGGCTCGAAAACCTCGTCGGACAGTTTGAGACTAACCTCAATACTGTGGCAGGCACACTGCACAAAGAAGGTGGTCTTGCTGCCCTACAAGCAAAAGTGGATGAACTTATCGCCCAAGGGTTACAAGTGATCTCCTTAGTTGATGGGATAAAAGCCAATCGTGAAATGCCACCCACCGCCCACGAGCTTAGGGATATAGATTATGCAGTGATCCCGGGTGACATTGGCGTTGCCGAAAACGGTGCCATTTGGGTTAACAATAAGAATCTAGGCCACAGAGTGACACCCTTTATCTGTGAAAACCTTATCTTAGCCTTGCCAGCGAATAAGATTGTGCCGAACTTACATCAGGCAGCTAAAGAAGTCACGTTAGCCTCAGGTGAGTTTGGGGTGTTTATCGCAGGTCCATCAAAAACTGCCGATATCGAACAAGCTCTCGTCGTCGGCGCCCACGGTGCCTGCAGCTTGAACGTGTATTTGCTCTAG
- a CDS encoding DUF6386 family protein, whose amino-acid sequence MMNQPYTTTRFDTDTATMAIFDPAALTHRCEDAADWWSVPSDEILEINQGHVLFVGLGADGCYEVEIFRKLGEAGLNSNYLSANLTVLSGCLYIGAAEQVPAGDIGPETTYGGALIYAVRGNIEVRVYRLTPNKLVVEYEPTSEDALNEFTSSPSL is encoded by the coding sequence ATGATGAATCAACCCTATACAACAACTCGGTTTGACACCGATACCGCCACAATGGCGATATTTGATCCCGCAGCATTAACTCATCGCTGCGAAGATGCGGCTGATTGGTGGTCTGTGCCGAGTGACGAAATTTTGGAAATCAATCAAGGTCATGTGCTATTTGTGGGACTCGGTGCCGATGGCTGTTATGAGGTTGAAATTTTCCGCAAGCTAGGTGAGGCTGGACTCAATTCGAATTATCTCTCTGCAAACTTAACAGTATTGTCAGGGTGCCTGTATATTGGCGCCGCCGAGCAGGTTCCTGCGGGAGATATTGGGCCTGAAACAACCTATGGCGGCGCTTTAATTTATGCTGTGCGAGGGAATATTGAGGTGAGAGTTTATCGGCTGACACCTAATAAACTGGTGGTGGAATATGAGCCAACCTCAGAAGATGCACTAAACGAGTTTACGTCTAGCCCATCACTTTAA
- a CDS encoding GNAT family N-acetyltransferase: MVVEVRRAEPSDAKAIKGIYECPNAYTGTLQLPLPSSDMWEKRFQNIPDHVYAYVALVDGEVVGNLGFELCTNPRRRHVGTFGMGVKDDAQGLGVGSALLKTVIDLADNWLNLKRIELTVYVDNERAINLYKKFGFEIEGESKAYAFRNGSYVDVYHMARVVAHA, from the coding sequence ATGGTTGTTGAAGTAAGGCGAGCAGAGCCATCAGATGCTAAAGCGATAAAAGGAATTTATGAGTGTCCAAATGCCTACACTGGCACATTACAACTTCCACTTCCTTCCTCCGATATGTGGGAAAAACGTTTCCAGAATATTCCTGATCATGTTTATGCGTATGTGGCACTAGTGGACGGTGAAGTCGTCGGTAATTTGGGCTTTGAGCTATGTACCAATCCGAGACGTCGTCACGTAGGTACATTCGGCATGGGCGTAAAAGACGATGCTCAAGGTCTAGGTGTTGGTAGTGCTTTACTGAAAACGGTTATCGATTTGGCAGATAACTGGCTTAATTTGAAACGAATCGAATTGACGGTCTATGTGGATAACGAACGAGCGATCAATTTGTACAAGAAGTTCGGCTTTGAAATTGAAGGTGAGTCGAAAGCTTATGCGTTCAGAAATGGTAGCTACGTTGATGTTTACCATATGGCTCGCGTTGTGGCACATGCATGA
- a CDS encoding alpha/beta hydrolase, whose translation MMFFKFIKLAFAIVVFFSMPLSAKESTEFKIRNTHTLQIKSEVSGLEYELYIRLPNDYSENNKKYPLVLLNDTGYSVAVASGIVHLMAGRDIEDVIIVGISYSKGHNPLLSRTRDYTPTYAPNEKRGHSLEVQKYSGKASQYISFISDEVLPLISQTYRIRQDKKIFVGHSYGGLLGAHILMTNPELFDDYILGSPSFWYDNKVMFRMESDYAKSNKGMKASVFMYIGSEEGSMVEQMLAFENQLKSRNYQGLSIQSKVLPGLTHHSAFAVLLTDGLQKAIPRKSKGS comes from the coding sequence ATGATGTTTTTTAAGTTTATTAAGTTGGCTTTTGCTATTGTTGTTTTTTTCTCTATGCCACTAAGTGCCAAGGAAAGCACTGAATTTAAAATTAGAAATACGCATACCCTGCAAATAAAATCTGAAGTAAGCGGATTGGAGTACGAACTGTATATCCGCCTGCCTAACGATTACTCAGAAAATAACAAAAAATACCCGTTGGTATTATTAAATGACACAGGTTATTCAGTTGCAGTGGCGAGCGGCATTGTGCATCTGATGGCAGGCCGGGATATCGAGGATGTCATTATTGTAGGGATTTCATATTCCAAAGGGCATAACCCTTTGCTTAGTCGCACAAGAGACTACACACCAACATATGCCCCAAATGAAAAAAGGGGACATTCGCTCGAAGTTCAGAAGTATTCAGGTAAAGCCAGTCAGTACATTAGTTTCATTTCAGACGAGGTTTTACCTCTGATTAGTCAAACATATCGAATCAGACAGGATAAAAAAATATTTGTTGGCCATTCATATGGCGGATTGCTTGGAGCTCACATCCTAATGACTAATCCCGAGTTATTTGATGACTACATCTTAGGTAGCCCATCGTTCTGGTATGACAACAAAGTGATGTTTCGGATGGAAAGTGACTATGCAAAAAGTAATAAGGGTATGAAAGCAAGTGTGTTTATGTATATTGGCAGTGAAGAGGGTAGTATGGTTGAGCAAATGTTGGCATTTGAGAATCAGCTAAAATCACGAAATTATCAAGGCTTAAGCATTCAATCCAAAGTATTGCCAGGGTTGACTCATCACAGTGCTTTTGCAGTGTTATTAACGGATGGCCTTCAAAAAGCAATTCCAAGAAAAAGCAAAGGCAGTTAA
- a CDS encoding DUF3087 domain-containing protein, translated as MKLQEIDKTLYRKNMNLFIVILVVSLVVLSLAFGSGLIALFGATPVPGEPTGNFHWNLLGVIFSLGLCSAVIYHLKDRPFFTEIYYVWQLKQLHNRIYRKLIKIKAAAAQNDVNALITLLFYYTSLRQVYLLDNNTLTLSALTQDLNRLNTQIESLGLLLSPDQFTAELLRAF; from the coding sequence ATGAAGCTGCAGGAAATAGATAAAACTTTATATCGTAAGAACATGAATTTATTCATTGTTATTCTAGTTGTAAGCCTAGTTGTTTTGTCGCTGGCTTTTGGTTCTGGATTAATTGCACTCTTTGGTGCGACGCCAGTCCCAGGTGAGCCAACAGGTAATTTTCATTGGAATCTCTTAGGGGTGATTTTCAGTCTGGGTCTGTGTAGCGCCGTGATTTATCACCTGAAGGATCGACCCTTTTTCACTGAGATTTACTATGTGTGGCAATTGAAACAACTTCATAATCGTATCTATCGCAAATTGATAAAGATTAAAGCTGCTGCGGCGCAGAATGATGTGAATGCGTTGATTACGCTGCTTTTTTATTACACCAGTCTAAGGCAAGTGTATTTACTGGATAACAATACACTGACGTTGTCCGCGCTGACTCAAGATCTTAATCGGTTGAATACGCAAATCGAGAGCTTAGGTTTATTGCTCTCGCCTGATCAGTTTACCGCTGAACTGTTACGTGCTTTTTGA
- the bdpA gene encoding BAR domain-like protein A BdpA, which produces MRTTTVIFMLLFGVFNTVNASAKDNELVFASDFEGNRLAQPWSWIMGCQFEGAEPHSGESALLCAEGNSSIVSKYPVAEAGLLEFWVKTQNIQTQYRINVLTSPVLKLDAQWQHVALIDITPGTKEYLAHRVSIDDPSRQYIRLDIEAINGPISLDDLSLDKIRLDIALQKNEQKIIGGILDKLKEDKNYEVQAESFRTLGKNYAAQLESQRQYLEYSNAIYSSITFVLATSERNKMSNPLGYNTFRSVLNDTKRVASPIQQARLGSMVKPFGDLATATLNVVSAGAYSAFAEPFKSFLAATFDRSNYDNSDLSRSDKKFAEENGLRIYQQAERFMSEIEKELQQVTALDNDLVSMQKNLDTFRRDLDGHLRSYLQHASIARTPENYSRVMSKDEQTRALVISEASANISAKAEALLASNSNAELVQYMIKTTEKIDEFQEFKERFNQITSAMLTFYDKFERSIATEQNPFTDPSDRAVWEQHAKSARNYIRQSKEAFTKAFM; this is translated from the coding sequence ATGCGCACCACTACAGTCATCTTTATGCTGTTGTTCGGCGTGTTCAATACCGTAAATGCTAGTGCTAAAGACAATGAGTTAGTGTTTGCTAGCGATTTTGAAGGCAACCGCTTAGCGCAACCTTGGTCGTGGATCATGGGGTGTCAGTTTGAAGGCGCCGAGCCACACAGCGGTGAAAGTGCTTTGCTGTGTGCCGAAGGTAATAGCAGCATTGTGAGTAAGTACCCTGTCGCGGAAGCGGGTCTGTTGGAGTTTTGGGTGAAGACTCAAAATATCCAAACTCAGTATCGGATCAATGTATTAACCTCGCCAGTATTAAAACTGGATGCCCAGTGGCAACATGTTGCCTTGATTGATATCACTCCTGGTACAAAAGAGTATTTAGCCCATCGGGTGTCTATTGATGATCCCAGCCGCCAGTATATTCGCCTCGATATTGAAGCCATTAATGGCCCCATCAGCTTGGATGATCTCAGCTTAGATAAAATTCGCCTCGATATTGCCCTGCAAAAAAATGAGCAAAAAATTATCGGTGGCATTTTAGATAAGCTAAAAGAAGATAAAAACTACGAAGTTCAAGCAGAGTCCTTTAGAACTTTAGGTAAAAACTACGCCGCCCAACTTGAAAGCCAAAGACAATATCTTGAATACTCGAATGCGATTTATTCCAGTATTACCTTTGTGCTTGCAACCTCTGAGCGTAATAAAATGTCTAACCCGCTGGGCTACAATACCTTTAGGTCGGTATTAAACGATACCAAGCGTGTAGCATCTCCCATACAGCAGGCGCGTCTAGGCTCTATGGTCAAACCCTTTGGTGACTTAGCAACCGCGACATTAAACGTAGTGAGCGCAGGTGCCTATTCTGCCTTTGCCGAACCGTTCAAATCATTTTTAGCGGCCACCTTTGACCGTTCTAACTATGACAATAGTGACTTAAGCCGCAGTGATAAAAAGTTTGCCGAAGAAAATGGCCTTAGAATTTATCAGCAGGCTGAACGTTTTATGTCTGAAATCGAGAAAGAACTGCAACAGGTTACCGCCCTCGATAATGATTTAGTCAGTATGCAAAAGAATTTAGATACGTTCCGTCGAGACCTCGACGGACATCTACGCAGTTATTTACAGCATGCCAGTATTGCCCGCACACCAGAAAACTACAGTCGAGTGATGAGCAAGGATGAGCAGACTCGTGCACTGGTGATTAGCGAGGCGAGCGCCAATATTAGCGCAAAAGCGGAGGCATTACTGGCATCAAACAGCAATGCTGAGTTAGTGCAATATATGATTAAAACCACTGAAAAAATTGATGAATTCCAAGAGTTCAAAGAGCGTTTTAATCAAATTACCTCGGCGATGTTGACCTTTTACGATAAGTTTGAACGATCAATTGCCACTGAACAAAACCCCTTTACCGACCCAAGCGACCGCGCTGTATGGGAGCAACACGCTAAAAGTGCACGTAACTATATTCGCCAGTCGAAGGAAGCGTTTACCAAAGCGTTTATGTAG
- a CDS encoding lactate utilization protein B: MAYQHNHGAHGSQVHAHKADIFCRDEARVDWHSKALWMLREKRDRAAGSIPEWEQLRQLGSEIKLHTLTHLAQYLETFEQNCIANGIKVHWAKDGAEHNRIVHDILSRHKVKKLVKSKSMLTEECHLNPYLEKQGIEVIDTDLGERIIQLAQMPPSHIVVPAIHMKKEEVGDLFHEKLGTKAGAADPLYLTRAARAHLREQFLSADAAMTGVNMAIANTGTVVVCTNEGNADMGANLPKLQLHSMGIDKIVPDIDSAAVLLRTLARNATGQPVTTYSAFYRGPQPEGEMHIIIVDNGRTEMLKDKILAESLKCIRCGGCLNTCPVYRRSGGYSYNYTIPGPIGIAVGAKLDDTNSIAWACTLCGSCTFICPTKVPLDKIIHHHRRLKAEVRQLPYGKNSYMPLVGKFMASETMLNCSMSVARTALRILPGSLLKPFSGAWGKYRELPVAPNSSFEAWFKKHRSL; encoded by the coding sequence ATGGCTTACCAACATAATCACGGGGCTCATGGCTCCCAAGTGCATGCCCACAAAGCAGATATATTTTGTCGCGATGAAGCTCGTGTCGACTGGCATTCAAAGGCGCTTTGGATGCTCAGAGAAAAACGCGACCGCGCTGCGGGTAGCATCCCAGAATGGGAACAACTGCGTCAGCTTGGTTCAGAAATTAAGCTGCACACGCTAACCCATCTTGCCCAATACCTTGAAACCTTTGAACAAAACTGTATTGCTAATGGTATAAAAGTCCACTGGGCAAAAGATGGTGCCGAGCACAATCGTATTGTCCATGACATTTTATCCCGCCACAAAGTCAAAAAATTGGTGAAATCTAAATCGATGCTCACCGAAGAATGTCACCTTAATCCCTACCTCGAAAAACAGGGTATTGAGGTCATAGACACAGATTTAGGTGAGCGCATTATTCAGCTCGCCCAAATGCCACCATCGCATATTGTGGTGCCCGCTATCCATATGAAAAAGGAAGAAGTCGGTGATCTCTTCCATGAAAAACTCGGCACTAAAGCAGGGGCAGCCGATCCCTTGTATTTAACCCGCGCCGCCCGTGCCCACCTGCGTGAACAGTTCCTTAGCGCCGATGCCGCGATGACAGGCGTGAACATGGCAATCGCCAATACAGGTACTGTCGTTGTCTGCACGAACGAAGGTAACGCCGATATGGGCGCTAACCTGCCTAAGTTGCAGTTGCACTCAATGGGGATCGACAAAATTGTCCCTGATATCGACAGTGCTGCCGTTTTACTGCGAACACTGGCGCGCAATGCCACCGGCCAACCTGTCACAACTTATAGCGCCTTTTACCGTGGCCCACAGCCCGAAGGTGAGATGCACATTATTATCGTCGACAATGGCCGCACTGAGATGCTCAAGGATAAAATCCTCGCAGAATCATTGAAGTGTATTCGTTGTGGTGGCTGTCTCAATACTTGCCCTGTGTATCGCCGCTCCGGTGGTTATAGCTACAACTACACCATTCCCGGCCCTATCGGGATTGCCGTTGGCGCTAAATTGGATGACACTAACTCGATTGCTTGGGCCTGTACCTTGTGTGGTAGCTGTACTTTTATCTGCCCGACTAAAGTACCGCTCGATAAGATTATTCATCACCACAGACGCCTTAAGGCTGAGGTCCGACAACTCCCTTATGGCAAAAATAGTTATATGCCATTAGTGGGTAAATTTATGGCCAGTGAAACCATGCTAAATTGCTCTATGAGTGTGGCAAGAACCGCGCTACGCATTTTACCCGGTAGTCTACTCAAGCCATTTAGCGGCGCATGGGGCAAATACCGTGAACTCCCAGTCGCCCCCAATTCCAGCTTCGAAGCTTGGTTTAAGAAACACAGGAGCCTATAA
- a CDS encoding MATE family efflux transporter has product MTAVSQPQTDQHLLQEPISKLFWRYTIPTIASMLVTGVYVTIDGIFVGHYLGEAGLAGMMLAYPVGAILYAIGAMIGMGSAALVSINLGQGNVVKARKLLGNAFSLCLLAGGFFALMGGLFSRDILIALGAQGDILENANQYLFWYFALCHFPIISMAFTTLLRNDGRPSMVTFVLILGGVLNTFLDWLFIVVFPFGLAGAAIATMLAQAVTGLLCLQHFFGSRTQLKINLEQMKLKFDNCVNIARVGLPSFLMNLYLSIVLTLHNTAFLWVGGPLHVAAYGVVSYTEAFFYLIFEGIALGTQPIYSFNAGAGRFDRVKQARNIAFTMTLLTAALGLALIYSRPEWLVYLFAGDNPNLTPVAIEGMRWYFWGLPMEGLILVGASFFQAINCSKQASILTGTKLVLIAAIIYCFAWAFGVIGVWISLATCSSLLTLWMFYAMKKVDNRLP; this is encoded by the coding sequence ATGACAGCAGTATCCCAACCCCAGACGGATCAACATTTACTCCAAGAGCCGATTTCTAAGCTTTTTTGGCGTTATACCATACCCACCATTGCTTCCATGTTGGTAACGGGCGTGTATGTGACCATTGATGGGATTTTCGTGGGGCACTATTTAGGTGAAGCGGGGCTAGCAGGGATGATGTTAGCTTACCCAGTCGGGGCCATTTTATATGCCATCGGCGCTATGATAGGCATGGGTAGTGCAGCATTAGTGTCAATCAATCTTGGTCAAGGTAACGTGGTTAAAGCCCGCAAACTCTTGGGTAATGCCTTTAGTTTGTGTTTATTGGCAGGTGGATTTTTTGCCCTTATGGGCGGATTATTTTCACGGGATATTTTAATTGCCCTTGGTGCACAAGGGGATATCCTCGAAAATGCCAATCAATATTTATTCTGGTATTTCGCCCTGTGCCATTTCCCCATCATCTCAATGGCCTTTACCACACTTTTACGTAATGATGGTCGGCCATCTATGGTGACCTTTGTGTTAATTTTAGGGGGGGTACTCAACACTTTCTTAGATTGGTTATTTATCGTGGTATTTCCCTTTGGTTTGGCGGGCGCCGCGATTGCGACCATGTTAGCGCAGGCTGTGACGGGCTTACTGTGTTTACAGCATTTTTTTGGCTCTCGTACCCAGCTTAAAATCAACTTAGAGCAAATGAAGCTTAAGTTTGATAATTGTGTGAATATTGCCCGCGTGGGTTTACCTAGCTTTTTGATGAACCTTTATTTATCAATTGTGCTCACTCTGCACAACACGGCATTTTTATGGGTTGGTGGGCCATTGCACGTGGCGGCCTACGGGGTGGTGAGTTACACCGAAGCATTTTTCTATCTGATTTTTGAGGGCATAGCCCTTGGCACTCAACCTATCTATAGCTTCAACGCGGGTGCAGGGCGTTTTGACAGAGTTAAACAAGCGCGCAATATCGCCTTTACGATGACATTACTTACAGCAGCCTTAGGGCTTGCCTTGATTTACTCTCGCCCTGAGTGGTTAGTGTATTTATTTGCTGGTGATAACCCGAACCTAACACCTGTAGCCATTGAAGGCATGCGTTGGTATTTCTGGGGCTTACCTATGGAAGGGTTAATCTTAGTTGGGGCAAGTTTTTTCCAAGCCATTAATTGTTCAAAACAGGCGTCTATCTTGACTGGCACTAAACTTGTCCTGATCGCGGCCATTATTTACTGTTTTGCTTGGGCATTTGGGGTTATAGGGGTTTGGATATCGCTCGCGACTTGCAGTTCTTTGCTGACCCTATGGATGTTCTATGCAATGAAGAAGGTGGATAACCGTTTACCTTAG
- a CDS encoding substrate-binding periplasmic protein — protein sequence MIFSKVNALVALLVLHGLCLTAQAKDLLAVGTSFSQIFEQKSNGEYTGLGVDILNRFAEQANVTIHYQITPWRRAQSMVERGQADILIGPYHTKEREAFLAFSEKAFYRDEIVFYARKDKINRWNGEYDSIKNQRIGKMQGWSYGATFTEQTQMLAINEFVDLKSGIERLSRGDLDLLATNRRNTDAEQLKITISHTIEPIVPIIDIQDGFMAFPKQGEFIPLRLQFDHFFNDMIKTGELLQLSKTYGVAIPP from the coding sequence ATGATATTTAGCAAAGTCAACGCACTCGTTGCTCTTTTGGTACTCCATGGCCTTTGCTTAACGGCGCAGGCTAAAGACCTACTTGCTGTTGGTACTAGCTTTAGCCAAATCTTTGAACAAAAATCGAATGGTGAATACACAGGTTTAGGTGTCGATATTTTGAATCGCTTCGCAGAGCAAGCCAATGTGACCATTCACTATCAAATTACGCCTTGGCGCCGCGCGCAATCTATGGTCGAGCGTGGTCAAGCCGATATCCTTATTGGGCCTTACCACACGAAAGAAAGGGAAGCATTTTTAGCCTTTTCTGAAAAAGCATTCTATCGTGATGAAATCGTGTTTTATGCCCGTAAAGATAAGATAAACCGTTGGAATGGTGAGTACGATAGCATTAAAAATCAGCGCATAGGTAAAATGCAAGGCTGGAGTTATGGCGCCACATTTACCGAGCAAACTCAAATGCTCGCTATTAATGAATTTGTCGATCTTAAGAGTGGTATTGAACGTTTATCTAGGGGCGATCTCGATTTACTTGCCACCAATCGCCGCAATACTGATGCTGAACAATTAAAAATCACAATCTCACATACGATTGAACCTATAGTTCCCATCATTGATATACAAGATGGCTTTATGGCTTTCCCTAAACAGGGCGAATTTATCCCATTACGACTGCAATTCGATCATTTTTTTAATGACATGATAAAAACAGGGGAACTCCTACAACTGAGTAAAACCTATGGTGTCGCGATTCCTCCTTAG
- a CDS encoding AAA family ATPase yields MNEVLLQIKALTNGDPLLTAVIVGVLTFTLIGLVGYMLKDVPAKLLSWLSSLLFVRLTIDDSHQARTEVFNKLSFLISNTTIPFFSRSISEAVYFDYSVSYDGRVSVKSIGYGMHLFKYAGCFMLATRSKVDSTMAYDTITVSAPWWAKDKLYRFLEDTRGDISTEPKVNIFEETEWCRYGTLKSSGFSELVLNEGFKQELMREVDNFASRGKSVVSKLTILLHGKTGTGKTGIARALAVEYHRDLYILNLSTVNDATIHKAIRKVPPGAMLLIEDCDCVKATVSRAAESNVDNPPLTLGGVLNALDGIVPLDDCLVIMTTNHLDNLDPALIRKGRVDVNIEVPLISAKQVNEDYFERFGAVLNRTEPLLGCEVYELHRRASLRYGVCCKPV; encoded by the coding sequence ATGAACGAGGTATTACTACAAATAAAGGCGCTCACCAATGGTGATCCTTTGTTGACGGCTGTCATTGTTGGAGTATTAACATTTACGTTAATTGGACTCGTAGGCTACATGCTAAAAGATGTCCCCGCAAAGCTGTTAAGTTGGCTCAGTAGTCTGCTGTTTGTGCGGCTCACTATAGACGATAGCCATCAGGCGCGCACAGAGGTATTCAATAAACTGTCCTTTTTGATCAGTAATACTACTATTCCATTTTTTTCACGCTCTATCTCTGAGGCCGTGTACTTTGACTATAGTGTGAGTTACGACGGACGTGTCAGTGTTAAGTCTATCGGCTACGGTATGCACCTGTTTAAATACGCTGGTTGTTTTATGTTGGCAACCCGCTCTAAGGTCGATAGTACGATGGCATACGATACTATTACGGTAAGTGCACCATGGTGGGCAAAAGATAAACTATATCGTTTTTTAGAAGATACTCGTGGAGACATCTCTACTGAGCCGAAAGTGAATATTTTCGAAGAAACCGAATGGTGTCGCTACGGCACATTGAAATCATCGGGTTTTAGTGAATTAGTGCTAAATGAAGGGTTTAAGCAGGAGTTGATGAGGGAAGTTGATAACTTCGCCAGTAGGGGGAAATCGGTTGTAAGTAAGCTAACCATACTGTTACATGGCAAAACGGGTACAGGTAAGACGGGTATAGCGAGAGCCTTAGCTGTTGAGTATCATCGCGATCTTTACATATTGAATCTATCGACTGTCAATGATGCCACTATTCATAAGGCTATTAGAAAAGTGCCACCCGGAGCTATGTTGTTAATAGAGGACTGTGACTGTGTAAAGGCTACGGTATCACGTGCTGCTGAAAGCAATGTAGACAACCCACCACTCACTTTAGGTGGCGTTCTAAACGCGTTAGACGGAATCGTTCCTCTTGATGATTGCCTTGTCATAATGACCACAAATCATCTTGATAATCTTGACCCCGCGTTGATACGTAAAGGTCGTGTAGATGTCAATATTGAAGTACCACTTATCAGTGCAAAACAAGTTAATGAAGACTACTTTGAGCGTTTTGGCGCAGTTCTTAATAGAACTGAGCCATTGTTAGGTTGTGAAGTCTATGAACTCCATCGCAGAGCGAGCTTAAGATATGGAGTGTGTTGTAAGCCAGTGTAA